DNA sequence from the Poecile atricapillus isolate bPoeAtr1 chromosome 12, bPoeAtr1.hap1, whole genome shotgun sequence genome:
TTGCAGGGCTCCAAGACCTTCGATGGTCACTGGTGGGAGATCACATTCAGGCAACCCCAGGGATCCTCCTGGTCTGGCAGCCTATGGATAAAATCTGTGTGAGTGACTTAATATCCTCAAAAAATTGCCATGGTGAGTAATCCCCTGAGATTTGGTGTTGCCCTCATAAACACAGGCTGtccttttttatatttaaacatCAAAGGATGCCATTTGCTTTTAAAGTGATGTTTGCTGTTAATATTCTGCTCCTACAGGCCAGTTGGATCGTGGGGAGGACACAGTCATCTCAAAATAAAGGTCTGCTCTGCTGACTGATAGCCTTGAAAAATTGTGCAACAAATGCCAATGCACAAGCCATTTATATGAGACACAACTGGTGGCAGATAATGTTCTGTCCTGGAAATGTGcacaaatgttttatttttaccttcaCACTGAGAAGAAGACAGAATTTTGTGTTCCTATATGTTTTATAATTCTTCCCTTGCCCTGCTATAACTTGTCACAAAATTTTAGCCTTGAGGAACCGAGATGGGGGAGCTTTTATCAAGAGGACTTCTTTATGCCACAGGTTCAGCCAAAAGGAACTGCCAGGGTGTAGATTCAGCCCAAATTTTTCTGTCCAAATGGTCatgcaaaaatcagaaaagtagCAAATTTTATTATGCTTGTACTTCTGGGGCAGACTGTGGATCTTCAATGACTTTTGATGTCCTGGGGACAAAGCTGTCCAGGCTGTTTCTTCTCATccctgtgccttgcacagctttAAGTGTTGTATGAGAGGAGatcacagcagagagaaaagaagataCAAACCTCTCTTTTCCTAGCCTCTTGGCTAAACTCCAAGTATTTTAAGCATTTCTGCTAGGGGTTGATTTCCCCAGCGAGCCCCAGAGCTCTCATCTCTGACGGCTGTAAATCAAAGACTGTTCACAGGAGATCAGCACATGCCAATACTGCTTTAGGCTTTATGGCATGTACACTTCATATATTGATAGCAATGGGCCATCCCTCCCTGAAAGCCCTTTAGTGATCTCATGATTGTATTTTGATTtagtgggcaggggagaaaagcACAATGGAAGTCATACAAATGATTACATGCAAAGATCTGTTCATCTTGTGAGACCCCTTGTAAATAATTTAACAAAGATCTTTAACAAGTCACACGTCTAAAGGAAAATGTTGGTCCACTTTAAACCCTGCTTTTCCAACTTGGATGTTTAAATCAGTACTGCAGTCTTTTAAAACAGCCAGATTCTGTAGAAATTGCCATACAGAGACAAACACAGAGTTCTGGTTGCCAAgtgtaaaggagaaaaatgtgagAAACTCTGTAACAGGCAAACATGGGGTAATCTCCCTTCCCCCAGAAGAGCTCATCCAAGCCTTGGAGACTAGTTAAAATATTAAAGCTAGAAGTTTTGCCCTTCCCAAACCACTGTTCTTTTGAACTCTGCAGTGATGGCTTTCTCCACAGGAAGattcagcaaagcttttgatAATTTTATGGGAACACCTCATTGCATATTTTAGTATTCCCTTTACCAGCTCTCTCTCCCAGAAGGACACAAACCTCTCCAGTAAAATACAGTTGGAGACACCACATCCCAAGGCTGTTGGGTACCTGCCCATGTGGAGCAGcctgcactggcacagctgctccagggtgaGGCTGGTAGGAGGAGAGTGGATCCCTGCCCAGGAGACACCTGAGTCCCAGGGAAGGGAGTGCAGGGCAATTGGTCACTGTAAAACTCTAACGAGGCTAAAAAAATAGGAATTGCCAACGCTCCAAAAAAACCAAGTGCTTTATATGACTTGAGATGCAGTTGGAGGAATCTGGCTAATCTTTTACTCTCCTAGTAAATCATTCATTGAGGCCATCTGTGAAATATGAGAAGAGCAGCTTCAACCCAAGATTCCTGCTTAGCAAAGCTCTTACTGGCTTGGCCGGAAAGAATCTTTCCTGATAAAGTTGATATCTAGTCCAAGCCATGATTTCCAGCGGCAGTAATCCTGCTGGGGAGATTAGAGAAGCTGCCCTTGGAAGTCCTGAAGTATGGCTGGGCATActtcaaaattaaattgttactaaataataatattatttaataaataataatataataaataaataatataataatataagaaagaaagaaagaaaaaattaatactGGGCTACAACAAAAtgaaagggaacaaaaaaagataaaatctgcAGCACTTGGCAGGGCCTGGCCCTGATGTGCCCCTCGATGCTCTCAGGTCCAGTGGCCTCAACAGACAGGTCTGACCAACAGCCCCCAGACAAGTCACAGCCTCTCTGGAGCACAGAgcattcctggagctctggagcagcaTCAAGGAAAATATCCAATGCCTTGATGGCCAAGACTGAACCAAGGTTTTCTTCAAGAAgtacagatattttaaatatatataatataatataatataatataatataacataacataacataacataacataacataacataacataacataacataacataacataacataacataatataatataatataatataatataatataatataatataatataatataatataatataatataatataatataatataatataatataatataatataatataatataatacaatatatcAGGTGGGTATAAATGCCCACCTGGAAAGTGATAGTCAGCTCTCACAGCTGAACCCAGAACCCAAAATTCCCTGCTTCAGGAATGTTCATGCCTGAATCAAACAGTACAGTAGAAGGTCATGTAATAATTCATCTAAAACACCCCTACCAACTCCTCACACCAGACCACTTGTCTGTGTCCTCTACCCAGACTTGACAGATTTTTAAGAAGCAGTCAATCTTTCTCCACAGGCGTCACTACTAACCTGGGGATAGAAGAAAGTTCTTGGGGAAATATTTCCTatggcaaaataaataaatttttcgTTTACAAGAGAAATGGGCTGAGCACTTCAGCAGGATATTCAAGGACATGAGTTACAATCCACCTCCTCTGAGAATTAATACAATACAGTTTTTTAaggctttattatttttatatgtctTAGCTTGCAAACTCTTAGGATCTGCAATTCCCAGGTGACTCAGTAGCTAGTAGGAACAGAGAGTTTCAAAGTGAAAGATGAGATGCACCAATTCCTAGAGCCAAGTGCTTGAAGGGAAGTGAAGCAAAGGCCCAAAGAGGAGACAAAATAAaagctcagcagggctggaggcaaaAGCCTACAGTGCTACCTGGTGCTGGACTCTCAGGGAGGGCGAGGTTTGCACACGAGGATGAGCACATCCCACCTTTGAACTGTGTCAAATCCCTCTTGTAGCAGTCCAGACATTTATATTGTGTTTGGGTGCCCTGCAGAACTGCAGCCATGGAAAGCAAAATCCAccccctcctgccctgtgctTCAGCTGAGCAAAAACATGCTTGGTTTAGTGTTGAAGTCTTGGTCCAAATACAGCACTCTTGATGACCAGATAAAGTTGGGGAAGTGATTATATCTCAGAGTAGCTTGGTGGACAAACAGTAGGAGCTGCAGTTCCTAGAAGACAAAGATCCTCTTCGCCATGTGAACTTTAACCAGTTTGGTGTGATAATCCCTCCACGTTGTGGTTTGTAAGATTTTAACtattccttctgtttttcttggcTACCTGGTGTTTGTTCCACTGACCTTGGGGTAAGTAACTGTGTAGAATACATCAAATTTTCTGCCTTCTCCCTAAAACCTCCTCAGATCTAGGTGACACAGCATCTCATTGACCATTACCCTGACAAGTGCATTACTCATGCATTTTCTGTTGTGGAGAGAAACAGGTCAAGACAAGTAAGACTGgaagttgttttattttggttttgaaagTGAGGGGCTCTTCCTTGCCACTTCCTAAGTACCTAACTGCTGAACAAAGTATTTCACACTGTGCATCAGCTGAGGCACAAAGAAAGCACTTCCTCTAGTCCTAATTAAGTGTAATAAGCACTATAAATGCCCCTTCCTGTGGTGCTGTTTCTATTCTTAGTGCATTCTGGACCATTCCTGGTGGTCAGGGCTGTGGGGGTACAACCTGCAGCTCGGACCACTGAAAATAGAGACAGtctggaaggagcagcagcagggagagcagctggcATCCCCAGCTCAGAAGTAAAGTAATGGAGGAGGAAGGTAAAAACCAAAAGGTAATAGAGAACCTCAACCTCAGCAAGAGCAAGGATATAGTGTGGCCATGGCACTGGAAACTGCCTGAGCAAAGCTGCTGAGGAGATGTGCCCCAGCACACCAGAGCTTGTGCAAGAAGGGAATCCCTGTGtcagctgggctctggggtTCTCTATTTGTCAGCCAGGACTTGTGTGGTTCAGCAGAAAGCTGCCCTGGCCTCCCAGGCACAGCAAGATTGGTGCACCCTCCACCTTCCAAATCACACAACACAGGCTGCAGAAGCATCTGTTATAAATCCTCTTCTCTGGGCAAGGGCAGGAAGCAAAACTTTCACAAGTCTCTCTTAAACTGCAGAAAGTCATCCAGGCCTTTTCTTTGGAAGCGCTGCACCCCTCCTGGAGCCCTTTGTGATCTAAGCTGTTTAGAAAGTAAATGAAACGGAGTGAGCCAGAGAGACAGTAATGATCATTTCTCCAAGAAGGAAAAGCTTAATTTTACCATGGGGATCTTGCCTCTGCCATGACCCCTCCAACAGCTCACAGGAACATAGGAGGAATTAACCAGCAGTGAGGACTGGTTCATCTTGCAAATTTGTAAAATTTCATCTTAGTTCTTAACACAAATATCCTTtatcttggggaaaaaaacccccaacaaacaaacaagtaCCCCCACCCCAAACTCAAATAAACAGCACCTAAGCCTCAGCTGGTAACACTCAGCTTCTCCATAGCTTATAGCACCCTGCTTTTTCCAGGTAACCAAGACAGAATTAGGGCTTGTAACCTCTTTGGAGActtcctgggctgcagctgagaTGGTCAGTGCACAAAGAGCAGTGAACATTTCACAGGCAGCAGCCCTGGAAGGGCTGGTCCTAGAGAAGGTGAGAGGACAGGGTGCAGGACAAGGATTACCAGGCTCAGAAGCATTTGTGTTTGCTCAAGGTTGGTGTCTGTGCAGCTGACTGGTAAATGAGATCAACAGGATTTTTCCATCTAATCTAAGCAAGCAGTTGGGTTTTATTCAAGCAATTCTTCTAAGGGATAATAATGTCTTATTATGACTAGAGGGTTTATTACTAGAATGCTGTACTAAATTCAATAATCTGAACTCACCAAATATCATCCCTCTTGTGGGAGCTTCAGCTGTTTGAGAAGGAGCCCCAGAGTTGCGTGATCATCCCTAAAACCTTCTCCCCTAAGTTCCAGCTTTGGAGAACAAGTTGTTCATCATAAACTGAATTCAGCCTTGGAGTAACTCCAGTGAAAACAAAAGGAGTAACAACAGGAATGGATTAGGCCCAATTGCTTTCACATTTCTCCAACTTGAATTTTCAATTCCAATACTAAaggaagagtaaaaaaaaacccaacccaactcATGGCACTGAGACAAATACACTCCAAAATGTAGGTCTGCTTGTGATATGACCTCATGCCCTTTGGAAAGTACACCAAGGAGGGCTTCCCAAAGCCTACCTAGTAAAAAAACTCTGCTGTCATCTGGCAGGAGCGATATACATTCCTGTTTCTGCCACTGTATTGCACCAATTTTTGCAGAGAATGATCAGACCCTGCAGTTCTAGGCTGCTGCATTTGTGACTACTGACCTTACAcatgtctgaaaaaaaacagtATCTGCCAAGCTGAGATACAGAGTCATGagggtttaattttatttcataaaaacaTACCGAGGAAGATTAAACAGTGTGTTTCCTGCACCAGCCCCATTTTCCAGAGGGAGCTGTGCTCAGATCAGGAGAGGCCACAGTCTCACCTACAAATTCTCATCTGAGGGATCATCCCCTTGGCATCTCTCTGGTTAAACAGAAGTGAACAAGAAGAGAGAAAGTGGAATAAAGACAGAGAACCCCAAGATCCTTCACTGACAGTCAAGCCCTGCTTTCTTGCAGTGCTTGCTGCACCACTCACTCATTAGCTTTTGAGTAAGTTCCTTCTAACTTTGACCTGCTGTTTCCTGCCAGGGCTGATGAGCCACGAGTGCAGAGTCGCTTCCTCTGGGCCAGTTCCTCAGAGCACACTTCCAGTGGCTGCCACATGAGGttagctgaagaaaaaaatgttgctcTTGTTTTCACTGGAGTTATTCccagtgaaattcccaggctatTCCAGCGTGTTATAAAGGGGGTAACACAATTATCCAGTGATCAAAGAACTAAACTGCAAGTCAGAAGTCCTGGGTTCAATTTCTAACTCATATTCAACCAACACTAACCATATGCCCTCTCTGTGTCTCCACACACTCAAGGGTTTCAGTAATGATGATGACACTCAAAGCTACTCCTAAACAAATAAGAAGTTTATGAAACATCACAGAAGCACAAAATATTGAGGCCAGGTTTGATCCATAAACTTCACAAGGTAAATGCAGAGCTTTGTCCAACTGACAAGCTGGAAGTGGAGGAGTTCGGCTCGGCTGCTATCTAGCTCAGAAATCACTGCACATTGTTTGCAAACTTATCAGGACTGACTTGAATTGTGAATTAGCTTCAGCAAGGCAGCTGGCAGGCTGCTGAGGCATACAATGCCTGCTGAATCTGCACTTCCTGCTGGAGACGTGCGAAGGAGAAGGCAAACTATGAAAGAGCAGAGAAACCGCTCCCAGCTCCAGTCAAAACTACGTGCAGCACAGGCACAACAAGGCCAGTCACTGATCCAGGGGCCAAACCAgaattcccagcagcagcagtgctgataTTACTCAGCCTCAGCACAGCACTTGTTGTGGAGGGATCCTAAAGCCCTTTGGGACGATCATTcccccagctcctttccagACTGGGTaagagcacagagctggaggGCAGCTCTGGACCATCCCAGCCCACACTGTGACCCTGCAGGCAGCTCTCAcacacagcccagagctggtgCTGCCCCGTTTCACACCTTGGTTTTCAGTAAATAACCAAAGCTCTgtcaaaagcagcagcagacaccAAGACCTGCTCTGGCCAGCCCTACCTGAGCACTCACCTGGACAGGGCACCAGAGCAGGGCTCCATGGCTGGGCGCTCTCCATGCAGGCAGACAttccctgtgtgctgcagctTACAGAGCTGAAGCTGCTGTACATTCTCCAAGatctggggctgtgtgtgcccaCTCAGAGAAATAACACGAAGATGCTTCCTGCGTGCGGTCTGATGGGAATACTGCAGCATCAGCACTTGGGAAAAACCCCAGCTTGTACACTGCAATCCCCTAAATCCAACCAAAACGTGCCACAGCAGGCTCCTGAAAGGCTCCATGGGGCTGGGAAAAAAGCCAATGTGCAATGCACTCCTAGGAAAGCTCTCTTGCTGTGAGCAGGGCCTATTCATTCATTTCAGGTTGTCAGTAAATTTGATCCAAGTCCCCTCTAGCACAGGGTTGTGTTATCCTTACAGCCACAGAGaaccttttttaaaatcagcttcAAGGTTAGTAGCATGAAGAAGTGCAAACCCTCACTCTGGTAAGTTAGTGTTGACTTTGAAAGGAAGAGGTTACTTTGTAAGcgaaaaggaaaaaaaaaaaacattagaaGTTTCTAGCACAGAAGCTGCAGGGTCAGTGCAGGTCAGAGCACTTCAGGCAGTGTTACCGCTGCTCACCAAGCACCGTCCTGCGCTTTGCAAGCCACGAGACGCCATCCCGTGGCCATCCAcatcccccaaacctcccctgtgCTCCCGAGCTCCCAGCACCGCCAGGGATGCGCTGCTCGCTGGAGCTGAGGCTCGCTCCGAGCCCTTCGTGCTCCATGATCTTTGTTACTGATGTAAAGCAAGGCTGAAAAggctctgctgcttccccagaACAACCCGCAGAGAGGTGCAGGCTGGGGATGTGGCTGGGGCAGGCTGGTGCCTGCATTCAGCCCTTCTCCCTCAGCGGGCAGCAAGGAGAGCCCCGGGCCTGCAGGGGAACCGTGGCTCTCCCCACACGGAGCGTGTGCCCCAGCCTGCCAggccatgtccttcctgtgacATTCCCTGATCACTTACGGGGCTTTAGCCACAGCCCCttgtcccagcagctccctcctgctctcccacaGTGCCCAAAGCTTCTGGGGCACTTTTGTCCTGCTCCCACACCCTTAATTCCCCTCTCATTCCCGCTCTGCCCCCAGGAAGAGTTTTGCCCCACATCCAGGACACGTTTGACAGAAGCTGACAATCCAAAAAGGTGTGCTAACTTTTCAGCTAAAGACACAGGGCTGAGCTTCCAGCCTTGCTTTGGTTGTCCAACAAACACAAGCACAGCCTTTAAGGCTGATGCAAACTCCATGTGAAGGGGGTGGAAGATGTGAAATCCCATACAAATTCAGCTGGCCCGCCATATCCCTCCTTGTTGCCCACCCAGCTCACCCTATCCCTGCTCTTTTCattgctcagctgctgtgttttaatacaggagggggaaaaaagagggaaaaaaaacccaagaagtGACCAGAAGCAAAAGGAGTCCTCAAAGGCAAATGTTTCCTATTACAGCACTAGTTCTTTCAGGGCCTTTGATGTTGCTTCTCCCACACAAAGCTGTTTCTTTCACAGTCTGTTCTTGCACACGAACAAGATGTTACACGTACTCTACATAGCACATCCTCAACTCTTATTCAAAGCACATTTGTCCCAGTTCACTGTACCTTGTAACATTTTTCAAACCAGTACTCATACATCATAGGCAGAGAGGCATTTTTATTCTAGCTCCC
Encoded proteins:
- the LOC131583713 gene encoding uncharacterized protein LOC131583713; this encodes MNRPCSQQESFPRSALHIGFFPSPMEPFRSLLWHVLVGFRGLQCTSWGFSQVLMLQYSHQTARRKHLRVISLSGHTQPQILENVQQLQLCKLQHTGNVCLHGERPAMEPCSGALSRCKIVVPSAPNGYLGPQCHTQKRCWAVIPGFQPFAVHPTTCACLEACVSKALEQLLATGVPQAEVSGSGALVFHQHSPLHCSTHL